The Arachis ipaensis cultivar K30076 chromosome B07, Araip1.1, whole genome shotgun sequence genome includes a window with the following:
- the LOC107609923 gene encoding late embryogenesis abundant protein encodes MAEAQLRDQHGNPIQLTDEQGNPVKLTDEHGQPIHLTGVAAPASATTSFGSIPTTTAGFGGTPTTTTGFESTATTGHASGGGGIAGLGTLGGGPYGGGATREKGTVGDMLGRDKKDDDNSGSSSSSSEDDGQGGRRKKKGLKEKIKEKIPGVGGGMAKDHSPHQGTTTSTTTTTTATSAAGQHPGDHEKKSFMDKIKEKMPGHHHNH; translated from the exons ATGGCGGAAGCCCAACTACGTGACCAACATGGCAACCCCATCCAACTCACTGATGAACAGGGTAATCCTGTTAAACTAACCGACGAGCATGGCCAACCCATCCACCTTACCGGTGTTGCTGCACCCGCCTCTGCCACCACCAGTTTTGGGAGTATACCCACTACTACCGCAGGTTTTGGCGGTACACCCACCACTACTACCGGTTTTGAAAGTACAGCCACTACTGGACATGCCTCTGGAGGTGGAGGGATCGCCGGACTTGGAACCTTAGGTGGCGGTCCATACGGTGGTGGTGCAACCAGAGAGAAAGGGACAGTGGGAGATATGTTAGGGAGGGACAAGAAGGACGACGACAATTCTGGCTCCAGCTCTAGCTCT TCTGAGGATGACGGACAAGgtgggaggaggaagaagaaaggattaAAGGAAAAGATCAAAGAGAAAATACCCGGCGTTGGAGGAGGGATGGCCAAGGACCATTCTCCCCATCAAGGGACAaccacctccaccaccaccactaccaccgcCACCAGTGCTGCTGGCCAACACCCTGGGGATCATGAGAAGAAAAGCTTCATGGACAAGATCAAGGAAAAAATGCCCGGTCATCATCATAACCACTGA